From the Candidatus Amarolinea dominans genome, one window contains:
- the pstA gene encoding phosphate ABC transporter permease PstA: MDIASNPNLEFRRRLARRKRAGRIFAAVTFAATLIGLIVLAVLLLDVLNKSRGWLDWQFLTSFPSRFPQKAGILSAFAGSLWLVGLTAIFAFPIGVAAAIYLEEYAPQNWVTNLIQINIANLAGVPSIVYGLLGLGIFVRTLMLGRSLLAGALTMSLLILPTIIIASREAMRAVPPSLRHASLALGGTRWQTVWRTVLPMASSGILTGTILALSRAVGETAPLITIGALTYIAFLPENIFSQFTVLPIQIFNWTSRPQADFRNLAAAGIVILLAVLLTANAIAILLRDRLQKRF; encoded by the coding sequence ATGGACATAGCATCCAACCCAAATCTTGAGTTTCGCCGGCGCCTGGCGCGACGCAAGCGCGCCGGGCGCATCTTCGCCGCCGTGACCTTTGCCGCCACCCTCATCGGCCTGATCGTGCTGGCCGTCCTGCTGTTGGATGTGCTCAACAAGAGCCGCGGCTGGCTCGATTGGCAATTCCTGACCAGCTTCCCCTCACGTTTTCCACAGAAGGCCGGCATTCTTTCCGCCTTTGCCGGCTCCCTCTGGCTTGTCGGACTGACCGCGATCTTCGCCTTCCCCATCGGCGTGGCCGCGGCCATCTACCTGGAGGAATACGCGCCGCAGAATTGGGTCACGAATTTGATCCAGATCAACATCGCCAACCTGGCCGGCGTGCCGTCCATCGTCTACGGTCTGCTGGGCCTGGGCATTTTTGTGCGCACCCTCATGCTGGGACGCAGCCTGCTGGCCGGCGCCTTGACGATGAGCCTGCTCATCCTGCCCACGATCATCATCGCCTCGCGTGAGGCGATGCGCGCGGTGCCGCCCTCGCTGCGCCACGCTTCACTGGCCCTGGGAGGCACGCGTTGGCAAACAGTCTGGCGCACCGTGCTCCCGATGGCCTCCTCTGGCATCCTGACCGGCACGATCCTGGCGCTCTCGCGCGCGGTGGGCGAAACCGCCCCGCTCATCACCATCGGCGCCTTGACCTACATTGCTTTCTTACCCGAAAATATCTTCAGTCAGTTCACCGTGCTGCCGATCCAGATCTTCAACTGGACCTCGCGGCCGCAGGCTGACTTTCGCAACCTGGCGGCCGCAGGCATCGTCATCCTCCTGGCTGTTCTGCTGACCGCCAACGCCATAGCCATCCTGCTGCGCGATCGCCTGCAGAAGCGTTTCTAG
- a CDS encoding arsenate reductase ArsC: MKRRVLFLCTGNSCRSQLAEAIVNARAGDAWAAVSAGTQPTGYVHPLALQVLAEIGIVPAQARSKHADEFRQTSFDLVITVCDDAAENCPVWLGPGRRLHLSFPDPAKAQGSPAEILTAFRQVRDDMTERVLMALRAATAFGVSQTSRV; the protein is encoded by the coding sequence ATGAAACGCCGCGTTCTTTTCCTGTGTACCGGCAACTCCTGCCGTTCCCAACTGGCTGAGGCCATCGTCAACGCGCGGGCGGGCGACGCCTGGGCCGCGGTCTCCGCCGGCACGCAGCCCACCGGTTACGTTCACCCGCTGGCGCTGCAAGTCCTGGCTGAGATCGGCATTGTTCCGGCGCAGGCGCGCTCCAAACACGCCGACGAGTTCCGCCAGACGTCATTCGACCTGGTGATCACGGTATGCGACGACGCCGCGGAGAACTGCCCGGTCTGGCTGGGGCCAGGACGCCGCCTGCACCTCAGCTTTCCAGACCCGGCCAAAGCGCAGGGCAGCCCCGCAGAGATCCTGACCGCATTCCGCCAGGTGCGCGACGACATGACCGAGCGGGTGCTGATGGCGCTGCGCGCAGCGACCGCCTTTGGAGTCTCGCAGACCTCACGGGTCTGA
- a CDS encoding HNH endonuclease has translation MSHAYIAPVLRQAVVERAGHRCSYCQTAENITGSLFTVDHIIPESLGGRTTLDNLCLACWSCNLIKHDRIVATDPETGATVRLFNPNTQEWHEHFAWQMGSLLIVGLTPTGRTTVNAIRINRPELVNARRLWIQIGSHPPQD, from the coding sequence ATGAGTCACGCCTACATCGCGCCGGTGCTCCGGCAGGCCGTGGTCGAACGGGCCGGGCATCGTTGCAGCTATTGCCAGACTGCCGAAAACATCACCGGCTCGCTGTTCACGGTGGATCATATCATCCCTGAATCGCTCGGCGGTCGCACGACGCTCGACAACCTGTGCCTGGCCTGCTGGTCCTGCAATCTGATCAAGCACGACCGCATCGTCGCCACGGATCCTGAGACCGGCGCCACAGTTCGCCTCTTCAACCCCAACACCCAGGAATGGCACGAGCACTTTGCCTGGCAGATGGGCAGCCTCTTGATCGTCGGTTTGACGCCGACGGGGCGGACGACGGTCAACGCCATCCGGATCAATCGGCCTGAGCTGGTCAACGCACGCCGGTTGTGGATCCAGATCGGCAGCCATCCACCGCAGGACTGA
- the phoU gene encoding phosphate signaling complex protein PhoU → MRQHFEREIGKLQADVLLLGSMVEKAILDSVDILQRRDLDAARQLVADDRLINEKRLAIEDNCLALIAMQQPMASDLRTLASILEIATELERMGDYGKGIARITLMLADEPLTHPLHDIDLMSRKACDMLRRALDAFNRRDVQAARTLPAEDDEVDALYVRTQNRLISSIVADPRTIDQAMRLLWVAHNLERAADRVTNICERTVFTITGRMIELDVLDSAQSSPG, encoded by the coding sequence ATTCGTCAGCACTTTGAACGTGAGATCGGAAAACTGCAAGCAGATGTCCTTCTCTTGGGCAGCATGGTCGAGAAGGCCATTCTCGATTCCGTGGACATTCTGCAACGTCGCGACCTGGATGCCGCCCGACAATTGGTCGCGGACGACCGCCTGATCAACGAGAAACGCCTTGCCATCGAGGACAACTGCCTGGCGCTGATCGCCATGCAGCAACCGATGGCGAGCGACCTGCGCACGCTGGCGTCCATTCTGGAGATTGCCACCGAACTGGAGCGCATGGGCGACTACGGCAAGGGCATTGCCCGCATCACGTTGATGCTGGCCGACGAACCGCTGACCCATCCACTGCATGATATTGACCTGATGAGCCGCAAAGCGTGCGACATGCTGCGCCGCGCCCTTGACGCGTTCAACCGCCGCGATGTGCAGGCCGCACGCACCCTGCCGGCCGAAGACGATGAGGTGGACGCCCTCTACGTGCGCACGCAGAATCGCCTGATCAGCAGCATCGTGGCCGACCCGCGCACCATTGACCAGGCCATGCGCCTGCTGTGGGTGGCGCACAACCTGGAGCGCGCGGCCGACCGTGTGACCAACATCTGCGAGCGCACCGTGTTCACGATCACCGGCCGCATGATCGAACTGGACGTTCTGGATTCCGCCCAAAGCTCCCCCGGCTAA
- a CDS encoding carotenoid 1,2-hydratase — MTRRSAFWLIVVVLLIVSGVWWLGRPQADGQVSGQVVAAAAPSTVGFERVTAPLSLEFPRDHGAHPAYLTEWWYYVGNLVSADGRQFGFQLTFFRRALSAETALRSSDWATNQVYMAHFALSDISGQQFYAFDRFSRGAAGLAGAQAQPYRVWLEDWSVTGVGPQTEHLLAQQNSVALDLTLAWGKPPALHGEAGLHQKGPEAGNASMYYSLTRLPLQGAVTLDGQTFAVTGSGWMDHEFGTTALGERAIGWDWFALQLDDGRELMVYQIRREDGSIEPQSSGSLIAADGRVQHLAGSDVQISVLDTWQSAASGGRYPARWRVTLPAYGLTLEITPRQADQELRLAQTYWEGAVAIQGESAGQPITGQGYVELTGYVGTLRGQL; from the coding sequence ATGACGCGTCGTAGCGCGTTTTGGCTGATTGTGGTGGTGCTGTTGATTGTGAGCGGGGTTTGGTGGCTGGGACGACCGCAGGCGGATGGGCAGGTCAGTGGGCAGGTGGTGGCGGCGGCGGCGCCATCCACGGTCGGGTTCGAGCGGGTCACCGCGCCGCTGAGCCTCGAGTTTCCGCGCGACCACGGCGCGCATCCGGCTTATTTGACCGAATGGTGGTATTACGTGGGCAACCTGGTGAGCGCGGACGGGCGCCAGTTCGGTTTTCAGTTGACCTTCTTCCGCCGCGCGTTGAGCGCCGAAACGGCCTTGCGCAGTTCGGACTGGGCCACCAACCAGGTCTACATGGCGCACTTTGCTCTGAGCGACATCAGCGGGCAGCAGTTCTATGCCTTCGACCGTTTCAGCCGCGGCGCGGCCGGGCTGGCCGGCGCGCAGGCGCAGCCCTACCGGGTTTGGCTGGAAGACTGGTCGGTGACAGGCGTGGGGCCGCAGACCGAGCACCTGCTGGCGCAACAGAACAGTGTGGCCCTTGACCTGACGTTGGCCTGGGGCAAGCCGCCGGCACTGCATGGCGAGGCCGGGTTGCATCAAAAAGGGCCGGAGGCGGGCAACGCGTCCATGTACTACTCGCTGACGCGTCTGCCGCTGCAGGGCGCCGTCACCCTCGACGGCCAGACGTTTGCTGTCACCGGCAGCGGCTGGATGGATCACGAGTTCGGCACCACGGCCCTGGGCGAGCGGGCCATCGGCTGGGACTGGTTTGCCCTGCAGCTCGACGATGGCCGTGAGCTGATGGTCTACCAGATTCGGCGCGAGGATGGCAGCATCGAGCCGCAGTCGAGCGGCAGCCTGATCGCCGCTGACGGCCGCGTGCAGCACCTGGCCGGCAGCGATGTCCAGATCAGCGTACTCGACACCTGGCAGAGCGCGGCCAGCGGCGGGCGTTACCCGGCGCGCTGGCGTGTCACGCTGCCCGCCTACGGCCTGACACTGGAGATTACCCCGCGCCAGGCCGACCAGGAACTGCGCCTGGCGCAAACCTACTGGGAAGGCGCGGTCGCCATCCAGGGCGAGAGCGCCGGCCAACCGATTACCGGTCAGGGCTATGTGGAACTGACGGGGTACGTGGGCACCCTGCGCGGACAGTTGTAG
- a CDS encoding helicase, producing the protein MSNPSSQRRPPATSSIKPAGRGGDLFIVDNSDTDWKVRSYLSDWCELSSAIDIATGYFEISALLGLQEKWQTVDHIRILMGDEVSSRTKRAFARGLERIQGQLEQSLEGEKVRNDFLEGVPAIVEAIRSGKIECRVYSRDKFHAKAYITHGRLAVLGSYALVGSSNFTYPGLVDNVELNVQIKGPEVGLLQEWYEQYWEEAEDITPDILRTVERHTQPRTPFEIWFKALDEFFRGRELEPDAWDQQRSFVFPLLDKYQQDAYRKLLEIADRFGGAFLCDGVGLGKTYVGLMLIERLVFKEGKQVVLFAPKAAREDVWEPVLRQYLERVFSGFVNLVIYNHTDLQRHGKWPREIEMTVRDADAVIIDEAHHFRNPGIAGEGIKTPSRYRLLQGYLQDSDRPKQVFCLTATPVNNSVHDFRHMIELYTGGDERRFAPTLGIHSLRRHFIDLEKKILGRLPASEQMSLLVEADIKEAERALRRDPVFDALVVQRSRAYVKESQRLDGGNGALFPEREPPKVVPYSIKSTYGVLLQSVRTAFHKERPLFVLGIYYPLAYWRGDKESVTYKSFDENRQRQVVMLIRTLFLKRFESSARAFEGSCWRLLRKLLAWVTVHVTSEHDRRRLERWRIKNGELIGYAQAHQLDLWPEEADEDEVEEFLNEDILGAIERRDPAQFDVDEILDDTFDDLDQLVDFLREVGRVTPDRDDKLKALIKLLKTDPVLRAQKVIIFTEFADTARYLERELAAAGITGLQRIDGGSNQRQRSDVIRRFAPYYNGLSSAELAAQGKPPIRVLISTDVLSEGLNLQDATRLINYDLHWNPVRLMQRIGRVDRRMNSAVEARLVADHPELKLLRGRVAFWNFLPPDELDELLHLFQRVTSKTLVISRTLGIEGRTLLTPDDRFDPIKEINEQCDGTLSEAEQLRLEYTALLGAHPALAATLAKLPLKVFSGRVSPRPDARAVFFCYRIPRPDPNLIEAEPGQPRWSDAAGFTVWLCYDLEGSRVLTEPGAIANLIRSEPDTPRHCALDRAALSELRKRVERQVVADYLRPLQAPVGVTPILKCWMELN; encoded by the coding sequence ATGTCCAACCCATCATCCCAACGTCGCCCGCCAGCAACATCCTCTATCAAGCCCGCCGGTCGCGGGGGCGATCTCTTTATCGTGGACAACAGCGATACGGACTGGAAAGTCCGTTCCTACCTCTCCGACTGGTGCGAGCTGTCGTCGGCCATTGACATCGCGACCGGTTACTTCGAGATCAGCGCGCTGCTGGGGCTGCAGGAGAAATGGCAGACGGTGGATCACATCCGCATCCTGATGGGCGACGAAGTGTCGTCTCGCACCAAACGAGCCTTTGCGCGTGGGTTGGAGCGCATCCAGGGCCAGTTGGAGCAGAGCCTGGAGGGCGAGAAGGTCCGAAACGACTTCCTGGAAGGCGTGCCGGCTATCGTCGAGGCGATCCGATCGGGGAAAATCGAGTGTCGGGTCTATAGCCGGGACAAATTTCACGCCAAGGCGTACATCACGCATGGCCGGCTGGCCGTATTGGGGTCGTATGCCCTGGTCGGGTCCTCCAATTTCACCTATCCGGGGCTGGTGGACAACGTCGAACTGAACGTGCAGATCAAAGGGCCGGAGGTGGGGCTGCTGCAGGAGTGGTACGAGCAGTATTGGGAAGAAGCGGAAGACATCACGCCCGATATCCTGCGCACGGTGGAGCGGCACACCCAGCCGCGCACGCCGTTCGAGATCTGGTTCAAGGCGCTGGATGAATTCTTCCGGGGTCGCGAGCTGGAACCGGACGCCTGGGATCAGCAGCGCTCGTTCGTATTTCCGTTGCTCGATAAATATCAGCAGGACGCCTACCGCAAGCTGCTGGAGATCGCCGACCGTTTCGGCGGTGCGTTCCTGTGCGACGGCGTCGGCCTGGGCAAGACCTACGTCGGGCTGATGCTGATCGAGCGGCTGGTGTTCAAGGAGGGCAAGCAGGTCGTCCTTTTCGCGCCGAAGGCGGCCCGCGAGGATGTGTGGGAGCCGGTGCTCAGGCAATATCTGGAACGGGTCTTCAGCGGCTTCGTCAACCTGGTCATCTACAACCATACCGATCTGCAGCGGCACGGCAAGTGGCCCAGGGAGATCGAGATGACCGTGCGCGACGCGGACGCAGTGATCATTGATGAAGCGCACCACTTCCGCAACCCCGGCATTGCCGGCGAAGGGATCAAGACGCCATCGCGCTACCGCCTGTTGCAGGGCTACCTGCAGGATAGCGACCGGCCCAAGCAGGTCTTCTGTCTCACGGCGACGCCGGTCAATAACTCGGTGCATGATTTTCGGCACATGATCGAGTTGTACACCGGCGGGGACGAGCGGCGCTTCGCGCCCACCCTGGGCATCCACAGTCTGCGCCGGCATTTCATTGATCTTGAGAAGAAGATCCTCGGCCGGTTGCCGGCGTCCGAGCAGATGAGCCTGCTGGTCGAAGCGGACATCAAAGAGGCGGAGCGCGCGCTGCGCCGCGACCCGGTCTTCGATGCCCTGGTGGTGCAGCGCAGCCGGGCCTATGTGAAGGAAAGCCAGCGCCTCGACGGCGGCAACGGCGCGCTCTTCCCGGAGCGCGAACCGCCGAAGGTCGTCCCCTACAGCATCAAATCCACCTACGGCGTGCTCCTGCAGAGTGTGCGCACCGCCTTCCACAAGGAGCGGCCGCTCTTCGTCCTGGGCATCTACTATCCCCTGGCCTATTGGCGCGGGGACAAAGAGAGCGTCACCTACAAGTCGTTCGACGAGAACCGCCAGCGTCAGGTCGTCATGCTCATCCGAACCCTGTTCCTCAAACGCTTCGAAAGCTCGGCGCGGGCGTTCGAGGGGTCATGTTGGCGGCTGTTGCGAAAGCTGCTGGCCTGGGTCACGGTGCATGTGACGTCCGAGCACGATCGGCGCCGCCTGGAACGCTGGCGGATCAAGAACGGGGAGTTGATCGGTTATGCCCAGGCGCACCAGTTGGATCTGTGGCCCGAAGAAGCCGACGAGGACGAGGTCGAGGAGTTCCTGAATGAGGACATCCTCGGCGCTATCGAGCGGCGTGACCCGGCCCAGTTCGATGTGGATGAGATCCTGGACGACACGTTCGACGATCTGGATCAACTCGTGGATTTCCTGCGCGAGGTCGGGCGGGTGACGCCAGATCGGGATGACAAGCTCAAGGCGCTGATCAAGCTCCTCAAGACCGATCCGGTGCTCAGGGCGCAGAAGGTCATCATTTTTACCGAGTTCGCCGACACGGCGCGCTACCTGGAGCGGGAGTTGGCGGCCGCCGGCATCACAGGTTTGCAGCGCATTGATGGCGGCAGCAATCAACGCCAGCGCAGCGATGTGATCCGCCGCTTTGCACCGTATTACAACGGCCTGAGCAGCGCCGAGCTGGCCGCCCAGGGCAAGCCGCCGATCCGGGTGTTGATCTCCACCGATGTGCTCTCCGAAGGCCTGAACTTGCAGGACGCGACCCGGTTGATCAACTACGATCTCCACTGGAACCCCGTCCGCCTGATGCAACGCATCGGCCGCGTGGACCGGCGCATGAATTCCGCGGTGGAGGCACGCCTGGTGGCCGATCACCCGGAGCTGAAGCTGCTGCGCGGGAGGGTGGCGTTCTGGAACTTCCTGCCGCCCGATGAGTTGGACGAACTGCTGCACCTCTTCCAGCGCGTCACCAGCAAGACGCTGGTGATCTCGCGCACCCTGGGCATCGAGGGCCGCACGCTGCTGACCCCCGACGACCGTTTCGATCCGATCAAGGAGATCAACGAGCAGTGCGACGGCACGCTGTCAGAGGCGGAGCAGTTGCGGCTGGAATACACGGCACTGCTGGGGGCGCACCCGGCGCTGGCCGCGACGCTGGCGAAGCTGCCGCTCAAAGTCTTCTCCGGCCGGGTTTCGCCGCGGCCGGACGCGCGCGCCGTCTTCTTCTGCTATCGCATCCCGCGGCCCGATCCCAATCTGATCGAGGCCGAGCCGGGCCAGCCGCGCTGGAGCGACGCGGCCGGCTTCACGGTCTGGCTCTGCTACGACCTCGAAGGCAGCCGCGTCCTGACCGAGCCGGGCGCCATCGCCAACCTGATCCGCTCCGAGCCGGACACCCCGCGGCATTGCGCCCTGGATCGCGCGGCGCTCTCCGAGCTGCGCAAGCGGGTGGAGCGGCAGGTGGTCGCCGACTATCTGCGTCCGCTGCAAGCGCCGGTGGGGGTCACGCCGATCTTGAAATGTTGGATGGAGTTGAACTAA
- a CDS encoding CHAD domain-containing protein, with protein MSDSPASALAQEVELKFRIPGEDEFNHLLALTRLDDFTLHDKGVKRGEDVYFDTAERNFLHAGFACRLRPRADGAWLVTLKGLHAGGDQAQGLHQRSEVEVSLTSPGPPETWPDGPARTLAQSLAAGDALEELIRIQQTRHVRQVALAGRVVAEMSLDAVLFNAADEPLWLAEIELSQDGSQAELQMCGAALQAAFPALQPEPRSKLFIALALAGAAETELALAAGEEVGVPDTASADKGGRAPGVRSDDRMSEAGRKTLRFHFRRMLRQEKGAAKGEDIEALHDMRVATRRMRAALKIFEPYFDEDALRPFARNLRRTGRALGQVRDLDVLLDKLQRYTASLPEAERAGLERLRLAWEAQRAAARRAMLAFLESNRYRQFKRDFEAFLTTADAGARPLVRNQPQRVLVCHVAASTVWLDFESIRAYEWVLDRPSLEMLHQLRIEIKGLRYLLEYLREVLGHEVAPVIAELVQTQDLLGDLHDADVAVHLLSDFLTQQTGLPEARAVKQPEMTGVVAYLTSQEAQVRKLRRRVPAAWKRLNAPRLRRQLALAAANL; from the coding sequence ATGTCCGATAGCCCAGCCTCTGCCCTGGCCCAGGAAGTGGAGCTCAAGTTTCGCATTCCTGGCGAAGATGAGTTCAATCATTTACTCGCGCTCACACGCCTGGACGATTTCACCCTGCACGACAAGGGCGTGAAACGCGGCGAGGATGTCTATTTCGATACGGCCGAGCGCAACTTTCTGCACGCCGGCTTTGCCTGTCGCCTGCGCCCACGCGCAGATGGCGCCTGGCTGGTGACGCTGAAAGGTCTCCATGCCGGCGGGGACCAGGCGCAGGGCCTGCATCAGCGCAGCGAGGTTGAAGTCAGCCTGACCAGCCCCGGCCCGCCCGAAACCTGGCCGGATGGCCCGGCGCGCACCCTGGCCCAATCCCTCGCTGCGGGCGATGCGCTGGAAGAGTTGATCCGCATTCAGCAGACGCGCCACGTGCGCCAGGTCGCGTTGGCCGGCCGCGTGGTGGCGGAGATGAGCCTGGATGCGGTGTTGTTCAACGCGGCCGATGAACCGCTGTGGCTGGCGGAGATCGAGTTGAGCCAGGACGGCAGCCAGGCGGAATTGCAGATGTGCGGCGCGGCGCTGCAAGCAGCCTTTCCCGCATTGCAGCCGGAACCGCGTTCCAAACTGTTCATTGCCCTGGCGCTGGCCGGCGCCGCCGAGACAGAACTGGCCCTGGCCGCGGGCGAAGAGGTCGGCGTTCCCGATACGGCCAGCGCGGACAAGGGCGGTCGGGCGCCGGGCGTGCGCAGCGATGACCGCATGAGTGAGGCGGGGCGCAAGACTCTCCGTTTTCATTTTCGGCGCATGCTGCGCCAGGAAAAGGGCGCGGCCAAGGGCGAGGACATCGAGGCCCTGCACGATATGCGGGTGGCGACCCGCCGCATGCGCGCCGCGCTGAAGATCTTCGAACCTTATTTCGATGAGGATGCCCTGCGCCCGTTTGCGCGCAATCTGCGCCGCACCGGGCGCGCCCTGGGCCAGGTGCGCGATCTGGATGTGCTGCTGGATAAACTACAGCGCTACACCGCCAGTTTGCCTGAGGCGGAGCGCGCCGGGCTGGAACGACTGCGCCTGGCCTGGGAGGCGCAGCGCGCCGCGGCGCGCCGCGCCATGCTGGCCTTCCTGGAGAGCAACCGCTATCGCCAGTTCAAGCGCGATTTCGAGGCGTTCCTGACCACGGCGGACGCGGGCGCGCGACCGCTCGTTCGCAACCAGCCGCAGCGTGTGCTGGTCTGCCATGTGGCGGCCAGCACGGTCTGGCTCGATTTCGAGTCTATCCGCGCGTATGAGTGGGTGCTCGATCGGCCGTCGCTGGAGATGCTGCACCAGTTGCGTATCGAGATCAAGGGCTTGCGCTATCTGCTGGAGTACCTGCGCGAGGTGTTGGGCCACGAGGTCGCGCCGGTGATTGCAGAACTGGTGCAAACGCAGGATTTGCTGGGCGATCTGCATGACGCCGATGTAGCCGTACACCTGCTCAGCGATTTCCTGACCCAGCAGACCGGTCTGCCGGAGGCGCGCGCGGTCAAACAGCCCGAGATGACCGGGGTGGTTGCCTATCTGACGAGTCAGGAGGCGCAGGTGCGCAAACTACGACGCCGCGTGCCCGCGGCCTGGAAGCGGCTCAATGCGCCCAGGCTGCGGCGCCAACTGGCGCTGGCGGCTGCAAATCTGTGA
- a CDS encoding SDR family oxidoreductase — translation MQRFQDQIVVVTGASSGIGRELARAFSGEGATVVLAARSVDALEQLAAELRAAGGQALVAPTDVREYGQIERLMHVTQETFGRLDVLVNNAGQGLGVWAKDLTMGPVEDLFRTNLFGLIYATRLALPGMIARQRGLIINISSVAGKVGTPSDSIYAASKFAVNGFSQGLRAEVAQHNVRVLTVCPFFTSGTGFSRNVAGRGFEPRNPLRRMSARRVAELTLDAAARGKHELVLTRTARFAVFLNHTLPGVFDWGLATAARFLK, via the coding sequence ATGCAACGATTTCAAGATCAGATTGTGGTGGTTACCGGCGCGTCGAGCGGCATCGGCCGCGAGTTGGCGCGGGCGTTCAGCGGTGAAGGGGCCACGGTGGTGCTGGCCGCCCGTTCCGTGGACGCGCTGGAGCAGTTGGCGGCCGAACTGAGAGCCGCGGGCGGTCAGGCGCTGGTGGCGCCGACCGATGTGCGCGAGTACGGCCAGATCGAGCGCCTGATGCACGTCACGCAGGAGACGTTCGGCCGTCTCGATGTCCTGGTCAACAATGCCGGCCAGGGCTTGGGCGTGTGGGCCAAGGACCTGACGATGGGGCCGGTGGAGGATCTCTTCCGCACCAATCTGTTTGGGCTGATCTACGCGACGCGGCTGGCGCTGCCCGGCATGATTGCGCGGCAGCGGGGTCTCATCATCAACATTTCATCGGTGGCCGGCAAGGTGGGCACGCCCAGCGACAGCATCTACGCGGCCAGCAAGTTTGCGGTCAACGGCTTTTCGCAGGGGCTGCGCGCGGAAGTGGCGCAGCACAACGTGCGTGTGCTGACGGTTTGTCCGTTCTTCACCAGCGGCACCGGCTTCAGCCGGAACGTCGCCGGGCGTGGCTTCGAACCGCGCAATCCGCTGCGCCGCATGAGCGCCCGCCGTGTGGCCGAGTTGACGCTGGACGCGGCCGCGCGCGGCAAGCATGAGCTTGTTCTGACGCGCACGGCCCGCTTCGCCGTGTTCTTGAACCACACCCTGCCCGGCGTGTTCGATTGGGGATTGGCGACGGCCGCGAGGTTTTTGAAGTAG
- a CDS encoding DUF3800 domain-containing protein, with product MKADASPPEVTARLLQAIAAAPIEIVAVVLDKAAILRPPTDPRAIYRLVVADAVRRAAKRQPQLDLCLDKRYTSLRLRQLLEHAILDNLAGLSANVTIRHGDSIAEKGLQAVDFVAWALFQKYARNRREFYDLIAPRIVVEELLQIALWE from the coding sequence ATGAAGGCTGACGCATCGCCGCCCGAAGTGACGGCACGGCTATTGCAAGCGATTGCCGCGGCACCGATCGAGATCGTGGCCGTCGTCCTGGACAAAGCTGCGATCCTGCGGCCGCCAACCGACCCACGTGCGATCTATCGCCTGGTCGTCGCCGATGCTGTGCGCCGGGCGGCCAAACGCCAGCCGCAACTCGACCTCTGTCTCGATAAACGGTACACGTCGCTCAGGTTACGTCAGCTATTGGAACATGCCATCCTGGATAACCTGGCAGGCTTATCGGCAAATGTCACGATTCGACATGGAGATTCCATTGCCGAGAAGGGTTTACAGGCAGTGGATTTCGTGGCGTGGGCGTTGTTTCAGAAGTATGCGCGCAACAGACGTGAGTTCTACGATCTCATCGCGCCGCGGATTGTGGTTGAGGAGTTGCTGCAGATCGCACTGTGGGAATAA
- the pstB gene encoding phosphate ABC transporter ATP-binding protein, translating into MQRESVILSPPATGAALSSQSAFSVEGLNFWYGASQALKDVTLEIPERKITAIIGPSGCGKSTFLRCFNRMNELIPATRVAGRVWFQGLDLYASIVDPVEVRKRIGMVFQKPNPFPQSIFDNVAYGPRVNGYHGDMSELVERSLRQAALWDEVKDKLRASAYALSGGQQQRLCIARALAVEPEVILMDEPCSALDPIATLKIEELMVELATQYTIVIVTHNMQQAARVSDITAMMMLDDNRKSGTVIEIGPTRAIFTSPNDKRTEDYVTGRFG; encoded by the coding sequence ATGCAACGAGAATCAGTCATTTTATCGCCGCCAGCTACAGGCGCCGCCTTGTCCAGCCAGAGCGCCTTTAGCGTCGAAGGCCTGAACTTTTGGTATGGCGCCAGCCAGGCGCTCAAAGACGTCACCCTGGAGATTCCCGAACGCAAGATCACCGCGATCATTGGCCCCTCAGGCTGCGGTAAGAGCACTTTCTTGCGCTGTTTCAACCGCATGAACGAACTGATCCCCGCGACCCGCGTGGCGGGCAGAGTCTGGTTCCAGGGTCTTGATCTTTACGCGTCCATCGTTGACCCGGTGGAAGTGCGCAAGCGCATCGGCATGGTCTTCCAGAAACCCAATCCGTTCCCGCAGTCCATTTTCGATAACGTAGCCTACGGCCCGCGCGTCAACGGCTATCACGGAGATATGTCCGAGTTAGTTGAACGCTCCTTGCGCCAGGCTGCGCTGTGGGACGAGGTCAAGGACAAGCTGCGCGCCAGCGCGTATGCCCTGTCCGGCGGACAACAGCAGCGCCTGTGCATTGCCCGCGCCCTGGCCGTGGAACCTGAGGTCATCCTGATGGATGAGCCGTGTTCCGCGCTTGACCCTATCGCAACTCTGAAAATTGAGGAATTGATGGTAGAATTAGCTACACAGTACACCATCGTCATCGTGACGCACAACATGCAGCAGGCGGCGCGTGTCTCCGACATCACCGCGATGATGATGCTGGATGACAATCGCAAATCAGGCACGGTCATCGAGATTGGCCCAACCCGTGCTATTTTCACCTCCCCAAACGACAAGCGTACCGAGGATTACGTCACCGGACGTTTTGGTTGA